One Panicum virgatum strain AP13 chromosome 9K, P.virgatum_v5, whole genome shotgun sequence genomic region harbors:
- the LOC120648646 gene encoding TPD1 protein homolog 1B-like codes for MGCFQKRASLVVVFSLLLLLTAAVAASFRGTTSSSSTRHARKLLNNTRDSSSLGSGSGHYNSTERMGPDDCSEEDVVVYQSSANPLPSGIPAYTVQITNVCGGCTVSGVHVACGDFASTELVDPDKFHRVGFNDCIVKGGAPMEPSEAVSFQYSNSFSYQLNVASVVCE; via the exons ATGGGGTGCTTCCAGAAACGTGCATCTCTGGTGGTTGTTTTcagcttgctgctgctcctaACTGCTGCAG TTGCTGCATCATTCCGTGGTACAACGTCGTCTTCCTCCACACGGCACGCACGCAAGTTGCTCAATAACA CTAGAGATTCGTCGTCGCTCGGTTCTGGTTCTGGGCACTATAATTCAACGGAGCGGATGGGGCCGGACGACTGTTCGGAGGAGGACGTGGTGGTGTACCAGAGCAGCGCCAACCCATTGCCGAGCGGCATCCCGGCGTACACCGTGCAGATCACCAACGTCTGCGGCGGCTGCACGGTGTCCGGCGTCCACGTCGCGTGCGGCGACTTCGCCTCCACGGAGCTCGTCGACCCTGACAAGTTCCATCGCGTCGGCTTCAACGACTGCATCGTCAAGGGGGGCGCGCCCATGGAGCCGAGCGAGGCTGTCTCCTTCcagtactccaactccttctCCTACCAGCTAAACGTTGCGTCCGTCGTCTGCGAGTAG
- the LOC120651061 gene encoding exocyst complex component SEC15A-like encodes MTAQTKKRGAAENGDGGIGLGLAAFIANNEDLGPIIRHAFESGKPEALLHSLSNIVKMKEVEIEEICRLHYEEFILAVDELRAVLVDADDLKGTLSDENLQLQEVASALLLKLDELLELYSVNRSVGEALATLKICLKVTSLCKICNRDIAQGKLYSALKTLELIEKDYLQNIPLKLLKKVIQKQIPVMKLYIEKKVCSEFNEWLVYVRRIGKEIGQAAIDQASLARQKDEGMCARQREAEECSHVGFDGHAYSLDVENMDEEAMLEFDLAPVYRAHHIHIGLGNGEKFREYYFNNRLMQLNLDLQISTSQPFVESHQPFLSQIAGFFIIEDRVLRTADGLLSESQVATMWETAISKVTSILEQQFSLMDTANHLLNVKGYISLLGTTMKKYGYQTTLLVEILGKNRDKYLELLISDCRKQIKNILSKDSYERMVIKKENEYNMYVSALQLEPTDVAPDLPYVAPFSSSVPNACRIVRSFIEDLVRYLSYGSSMNSYDVVKSYLDKFLIEVLNDAFLKLIHGGSLEFQQMVQIAGNIAVLEQSCDMFLCHAAQVCGIPRRLLEKPHSGLTAKAVLKASRNAAYSGLITLVNSKVDEFMLQLPSINWTVEEAPEHANDYMNEVIIYLHDVVSSGQQIVPREALYKVVSGALSHIADSIITVLLSDRVKRFNANAVAGIDIDLKMLEGFADDTYHSTGLSDLRKDGSFKDCLVEIRQLIDLLLSNQPESFMNPVTREKNYGSLDHKKVAIICDKFKDAPDSLFGSLSSRATVQSARKKSLDVLKRRLKDFS; translated from the coding sequence ATGACTGCTCAGACAAAGAAGAGGGGTGCCGCCGAAAATGGGGATGGTGGTATCGGTTTGGGCCTTGCAGCCTTCATCGCCAACAATGAGGACTTGGGTCCCATTATACGGCATGCTTTCGAATCTGGGAAGCCTGAAGCTCTCTTGCACAGCCTCAGTAACATTGTGAAGATGAAGGAAGTTGAGATTGAAGAGATTTGTAGACTTCACTATGAGGAATTCATACTTGCGGTTGACGAACTTCGTGCTGTGCTGGTTGACGCTGATGACCTTAAGGGCACATTGTCTGATGAGAATCTGCAATTGCAAGAGGTTGCTAGCGCCTTGCTGCTGAAGCTTGATGAGCTTCTTGAGTTGTATTCGGTAAATAGGAGTGTTGGGGAGGCCCTTGCTACATTGAAGATTTGTCTGAAAGTCACCAGTTTGTGCAAGATATGCAACAGGGACATTGCACAAGGCAAGTTATATTCTGCATTGAAAACTTTGGAGTTGATTGAGAAGGACTACTTGCAAAATATTCCTCTGAAACTTCTGAAAAAGGTTATTCAGAAACAAATTCCTGTTATGAAGCTGTACATTGAGAAAAAAGTTTGTAGTGAGTTCAATGAGTGGCTTGTATATGTTAGAAGGATAGGAAAGGAGATTGGGCAGGCTGCAATAGACCAGGCCTCCCTGGCTCGACAGAAGGATGAGGGGATGTGTGCCCGACAGAGGGAAGCAGAGGAATGTAGTCATGTTGGGTTTGATGGGCATGCTTATTCCTTGGATGTGGAGAACATGGATGAGGAAGCAATGCTAGAATTTGATCTTGCACCAGTGTACAGAGCACACCATATCCACATTGGCCTTGGTAATGGGGAAAAGTTTCGAGAATATTACTTCAACAATAGGCTTATGCAGCTCAATTTGGACTTGCAGATTTCTACATCGCAACCCTTTGTTGAGTCCCATCAACCTTTCCTTTCTCAGATAGCTGGCTTTTTTATTATTGAGGACCGTGTCCTTCGAACTGCAGATGGGCTTCTATCTGAGAGTCAGGTGGCGACAATGTGGGAAACAGCTATCTCTAAGGTCACATCAATCTTAGAGCAACAGTTCTCTCTCATGGATACTGCTAACCACCTCCTCAATGTAAAAGGTTATATCAGTCTTTTGGGTACCACCATGAAGAAATATGGATACCAAACTACATTGTTGGTTGAAATTCTCGGCAAAAATAGGGACAAGTATCTTGAGCTGCTTATCTCTGATTGCCGCAAGCAGATTAAGAACATCTTGTCTAAGGACTCGTATGAACGGATGGTTATAAAGAAGGAAAATGAATACAACATGTACGTTTCAGCGCTTCAACTTGAACCCACTGATGTGGCACCAGATTTGCCATATGTCGCTCCGTTTTCCTCTTCTGTTCCCAATGCTTGCCGTATTGTGCGATCTTTCATCGAGGACTTGGTCAGATACTTGTCATATGGTAGCAGCATGAACTCCTACGATGTGGTGAAGAGTTACTTAGACAAGTTCTTAATTGAGGTATTAAATGATGCTTTTCTGAAACTTATACATGGTGGCTCCCTGGAATTTCAACAGATGGTGCAGATTGCAGGAAACATAGCAGTTCTTGAGCAATCCTGTGATATGTTCCTTTGCCATGCTGCTCAAGTTTGTGGCATTCCTAGGCGTCTTCTTGAGAAGCCCCATTCTGGTTTGACTGCTAAAGCTGTGCTCAAAGCCTCCAGGAATGCAGCATACAGTGGATTAATTACTTTGGTCAATTCCAAGGTTGATGAGTTTATGTTGCAGTTGCCTAGCATCAATTGGACTGTGGAGGAAGCTCCAGAACATGCAAATGACTACATGAACGAAGTCATTATCTATCTTCATGATGTGGTATCTTCTGGGCAGCAGATTGTACCAAGAGAAGCCCTATACAAGGTTGTCTCTGGTGCACTAAGCCACATCGCAGATTCTATAATAACAGTACTTCTTAGCGACAGAGTCAAAAGGTTCAATGCAAATGCTGTAGCTGGTATTGACATTGACCTGAAAATGTTAGAGGGGTTTGCAGATGACACATATCACAGCACTGGGTTGTCAGACCTGAGAAAGGACGGAAGTTTCAAAGATTGCCTAGTCGAGATAAGGCAGCTCATCGATCTTCTGCTCAGCAATCAGCCTGAGAGTTTCATGAATCCTGTAACCAGGGAGAAGAATTATGGATCCTTGGACCACAAGAAGGTGGCAATCATTTGCGACAAGTTCAAGGATGCACCAGACAGCTTGTTTGGTAGCCTTTCAAGCCGAGCAACGGTGCAGAGTGCCCGAAAGAAGTCCTTGGATGTGCTGAAGAGAAGGTTAAAGGATTTTAGCTGA
- the LOC120651064 gene encoding GABA transporter 1-like: MSSPATARGGGGEAGVEQGGRGTWRHAAFHVATTIATPAAYAPLPFAVASLGWPLGVCSLVIGTLVTWCSSLVVASLWQWNGEKHTSYRLLAKSIFGPWGYWYVSFFQQVASVGNNIAIQIAAGSSLKAVYKHYYTAEDGAMTLQQFIILFGAFELLLSQLPDIHSLRWVNAICTASTVGFAGTTIGATVHDGYRIDRKEVSYSLQGNTATKIFRAFNALGTIAFSFGDAMLPEIQSTVREPVRKNMYKGVSAAYTIIVMSYWTLAFSGYWAFGSQVPPYILSSLTAPRWAIVMANVFAVIQIAGCFQIYCRPTFAHFEERVQAKNRSCRSCLWRLMYTSAYMAVITLVSAAMPFFGDFVSICGAVGFTPLDFVLPGLALLKTSKLPDNLGSQYAVKVLSAAVAVMFSIIGVLACIGAIRSITLDVRTYKFFHDM; encoded by the exons ATGTCgtcaccggcgacggcgagaggtggtggcggcgaggccggcgtggAGCAGGGAGGGCGAGGCACGTGGCGGCACGCGGCCTTCCACGTCGCGACGACGATCGCCACGCCGGCCGCCTACGCCCCCCTGCCTTTCGCCGTCGCCTCCCTTGGCTGGCCTCTTG GTGTTTGCAGCTTGGTTATTGGGACACTGGTTACATGGTGCTCAAGCTTGGTTGTGGCCTCGCTGTGGCAGTGGAATGGAGAGAAGCACACCAGCTACCGGCTACTTGCAAAGAGCATCTTTG GTCCCTGGGGATACTGGTATGTGTCGTTCTTCCAGCAGGTGGCATCGGTGGGCAACAACATTGCAATCCAGATCGCAGCCGGCAGCAGCCTCAAGGCTGTGTACAAGCACTACTACACTGCTGAAGACGGCGCAATGACCCTGCAGCAGTTCATCATTCTCTTCGGTGCATTCGAGCTGCTCCTCTCCCAGCTCCCTGACATTCATTCACTCCGGTGGGTCAATGCTATCTGCACTGCCAGCACCGTTGGATTTGCAGGAACAACCATTGGTGCCACAGTTCATGATG GGTATCGGATCGACAGAAAGGAAGTCAGTTACAGTCTTCAAGGAAACACTGCAACTAAGATCTTCAGAGCTTTCAACGCATTGGGCACGATAGCATTCTCCTTTGGTGATGCTATGCTGCCAGAAATTCAG AGCACTGTGCGTGAACCGGTGAGGAAAAACATGTACAAAGGTGTCTCAGCTGCATACACGATCATCGTCATGTCCTACTGGACCCTGGCATTCAGTGGCTACTGGGCATTCGGTTCTCAAGTCCCGCCCTACATCCTGTCCTCCCTGACTGCTCCAAGATGGGCAATTGTAATGGCAAACGTTTTTGCAGTCATTCAGATAGCAGGTTGCTTTCAG ATATACTGCAGGCCAACGTTTGCGCACTTTGAAGAGCGGGTTCAGGCGAAGAACAGGAGCTGCAGATCCTGCCTGTGGCGGCTGATGTACACTTCTGCATACATGGCAGTGATCACCCTCGTCTCTGCAGCAATGCCATTCTTTGGGGACTTTGTATCTATCTGTGGAGCAGTTGGGTTCACCCCTCTGGACTTCGTGCTGCCTGGATTGGCACTTCTGAAGACTAGTAAGCTGCCTGATAACCTAGGATCGCAGTACGCTGTGAAGGTGCTCAGCGCTGCTGTCGCCGTCATGTTCTCAATCATAGGTGTGCTTGCATGCATCGGCGCCATCAGATCGATCACACTTGATGTCAGAACCTATAAGTTCTTCCATGATATGTGA
- the LOC120651062 gene encoding myosin-binding protein 1-like, protein MAVKTGSGSEDCFWHRFWPMLSYACGELCVIILLYVAALASDAATRLAHICGLKVPCIFCTRLDHGLHGKAWFSADLVCAAHRSEVSSLAYCKSHDQLARSDDLCKTCLLACKAVGGASEEASSSSRSRSRGLCSCCSELFKNTHNAQKHSEAASAVEAWDNVSRSEKTNPRGHVYASDSIVTMAPRVVPEQVPADHPKEKAFVVGIEEHHESDGQSRKDSGPSAHAGTAKPAAYRSAAPTSIAVDRNTSVKNVLASRVNLTSPRPSEIISARDSNSTTQQEVKALLSQMSSVRGLDSSSSEGTPRPGINVQTEESNPASKKPSLESNYSVLEPSDGSLTDDIEGESSLENVKKQLELNKKSMAALYKELEEERSASAIAASQTMAMINRLQEEKAAMQMEALQYLRMMEQQADHDHEAIQNLHDLLTEREKELLDMDAELANCRRLLESEPFNGARLDATDTMNNTIGDRNLGFEFMNGLDFVRSTMSRFEDEKAYILESLSRLEENLGFSTNRLASDDAKISQEDILFEGHTRADGRYRENSQLDEHMSGESTSDQQHGGHEMVEDNKDKCSCSPSHNDNMGGVASLKNEISLLNTRLMALEVDQEFLKQALSSLQCGSDGLQCIQEITSHLAELRRGANQ, encoded by the exons ATGGCTGTGAAAACCGGCTCAGGATCAGAGGACTGCTTCTGGCACCGGTTCTGGCCCATGCTGTCATACGCTTGTGGCGAGCTTTGTGTGATCATACTGCTATATGTGGCGGCTCTGGCATCAGACGCCGCGACAAGGCTGGCGCACATCTGCGGGCTCAAGGTGCCGTGCATCTTCTGCACAAGGCTGGACCATGGCCTCCATGGCAAGGCATGGTTCTCCGCGGATTTGGTTTGCGCCGCGCATCGCTCAGAGGTCTCGTCTTTGGCTTACTGCAAGAGCCATGACCAGCTTGCACGATCCGATGATCTCTGCAAAACATGCCTCCTTGCATGCAAAGCTGTAGGTGGTGCCAGCGAGGAGGCTAGCTCTAGCTCCAGATCGAGGTCAAGAGGGTTGTGTTCTTGCTGCTCGGAGCTATTCAAGAATACCCACAATGCTCAGAAGCATTCCGAAGCTGCCAGTGCTGTGGAGGCTTGGGATAATGTATCCCGTTCGGAGAAGACTAATCCAAGGGGCCATGTTTATGCAAGTGACAGCATTGTGACTATGGCACCCAGGGTTGTGCCTGAACAAGTCCCTGCAGATCATCCAAAAGAGAAGG CTTTTGTCGTGGGTATTGAGGAACACCATGAATCAGATGGACAGTCTAGAAAGGACAGTGGTCCTTCTGCACATGCTGGGACAGCAAAGCCAGCAGCATATAGATCTGCCGCACCAACAAGCATTGCTGTCGACCGCAACACCAGTGTAAAAAATGTGCTCGCGTCTAGGGTCAACTTGACATCTCCTCGGCCATCAGAAATCATCTCTGCCAGGGACAGCAATTCAACAACTCAGCAAGAAGTGAAGGCACTCCTTTCCCAGATGTCTTCTGTTAGGGGCCTTGACAGTTCTTCGAGTGAAGGGACTCCTAGGCCTGGTATCAATGTTCAGACTGAAGAAAGCAATCCTGCGAGCAAGAAGCCATCTCTTGAGAGTAATTATTCTGTGCTGGAACCTTCAGACGGGAGCCTCACTGATGATATCGAAGGGGAAAGTTCTCTTGAGAATGTAAAGAAGCAGCTCGAGCTCAACAAGAAGTCAATGGCTGCTCTTTACAAAGAGCTTGAGGAAGAACGGAGCGCTTCAGCGATTGCGGCTAGCCAGACGATGGCCATGATCAATAGATTGCAGGAGGAAAAGGCTGCAATGCAGATGGAAGCACTGCAATACCTGAGGATGATGGAACAGCAGGCTGACCATGACCATGAAGCAATACAGAATCTACATGATTTGCTTACAGAGAGGGAGAAAGAATTACTCGACATGGATGCTGAACTTGCAAACTGCCGGAGGCTCCTAGAGAGCGAGCCATTCAATGGTGCACGACTTGACGCCACTGACACAATGAACAACACAATAGGTGACAGGAATCTGGGATTTGAATTCATGAATGGCCTGGATTTTGTGAGGAGCACCATGTCACGTTTCGAAGATGAAAAGGCATATATTTTAGAATCCTTGAGCAGATTGGAGGAAAATCTCGGCTTTTCCACAAACAGACTTGCTTCTGATGATGCCAAAATCAGTCAAGAGGACATATTGTTTGAAGGGCATACAAGAGCTGATGGCCGGTACAGGGAAAATTCTCAGTTGGATGAACACATGAGTGGCGAATCAACTTCAGATCAGCAACATGGAGGACATGAAATGGTTGAGGACAACAAGGATAAATGTTCTTGTTCTCCTTCGCACAATGACAATATGGGTGGTGTAGCAAGTCTTAAGAATGAAATTTCGCTGTTGAATACAAGACTGATGGCACTTGAAGTTGATCAGGAGTTTCTCAAGCAGGCATTGAGTTCCCTCCAATGTGGCAGTGATGGACTGCAGTGTATACAGGAGATAACCAGCCATTTAGCAGAGCTGCGAAGAGGTGCAAATCAGTGA